The Quercus lobata isolate SW786 chromosome 9, ValleyOak3.0 Primary Assembly, whole genome shotgun sequence region CCGACGCGGCCAAAATCGGCGCCGACGCGGCCGAAATCGGGCCGACTCGGCCGAAATCGGGCCGACTCGGTCCGTATCGGCCGTATCGGCCATATCGGCCGGCGACCGATACGGCCGATACGGCCGAAATAGGCCGGAATCGGCCGAAACAGGCCGAAATCGGCCGTGAAAATCGCCGGAGAGGCCGAAATTCTGGCCTCAGATGCTTTTCttgccttattctttctttgttttgtgaatcaagtatattaatgtgttttttaagaatattttaatagtaaaaatatatagaaaatataaataaaaatatttttaataattttttaatcgccgagtcccgccgcacccgcaccctattttttcaaaaattgccgagtcccgcacccgcacccgcacccgcacccgagtcccgaaacgcacccgtgcttcatagatgCATATAACCTTCACAGTTTCTACCAAACTCAATTTCAACATTCCTTACTTCTGATGAACATTAAGGTAACTTACTATCTGATCCCATTAAAAGAAGGTtcacaacaacaaaatattCCAAGAGATGAACTCAAGAAGTTctacaaaagaaacaaataataaagaagaataaaaaagtaactTCCTACCTGGTTGGCAAAACCAACACCAATTCCAAGTAAAATGCGACCAAATATAAGCATGTACACATTCAAAGCTGCACCACCAAGGGCTGAACCAGCAAGGAATGCAGCACCTCCTAAAAGAATTGATGGCTTGCGCCCAAAGACTCTAGTGACTGATGAGGCAAAGAAGGAAGCAACAAGGCCAGCAATATAGAGTGAGGATGTGAAGGAGGTCAACAGTTGGCTATCAAATTTGCAGTAGTTGCTGATCTTAGTGTCTTCATTCATCTTAGTGTACACCTCTGGGAAGAACTTCTTGAGAAATGGCTCCATAGAGGTCACTCCTCCTTCATAGTTGGTTTCATAAATTAGTGAAATTGTTTGAAACTTCTTTGTGGCATGGTTGATTATATAATGACATTGCTTCCCATTAGCAATATTCATGGAGACATTAGCTAGCCATATTGATGCCAAACTATAACCAAAACTAAACTAGTAGGCAGATGGAAAGCTtaaacattgatttttttttgaattgagtACATGAATGTTTGTATAAGAAAAACCTGATATTTATGTTGGACAACCTTAAAAAGGCACTTGAAAATTTTAGTACCACATATTATATATACCATTGTCAACTTTATACAATATGATTAGTATGGGTTTCTGAATTCGTTGCTAACATTGCATATATAATAGAAGAGAacactgatttttattttatttttaatcttgaTGAAAGATGAATATAAAAGTTTAGCAAGAAAGGACCTGAAATTCCAATATCGTAGCCAAAGATAACTCCTCCCGTGGCTGCAATCATACAAGATATGACAACAAAGAGGGTCATCTTGCCATTATAGTGCCCTTTTTCACTTGTTATGGTAAGCCCAACTGCCATAGCTTCTTCCCAGGCCCAATACAGTAAACACaaacgagaaagagagagatggacTGTGTGTCTGCGTGTTCAAAGTggtaaacaaaagaaagagcAGTCTTCCTTGACTAGCATCCATCAACATCAATGTAGAAAATGTGGTAAAGTCAAAAGGAAATGTCATAGTTTCTGGACTTAGCGGAGCACGTGGGCTCATCGATCATGAGAATCACAGGTTTGGTTAAGCTACTAGTGGACTACCGAACCGCAATTGCAGAGAAGCCACTTTTCCAAAGGTTTGGAGAAGGATTTGATATTGATGTGTTCCAAAACACTTCAACAAAAACTGagcattcttcttcttcttcttctttatatttttattaaaaaaaaaaacatgtgagAAAGGGAATGAGATTTTAATATAgttctattaaaaaattatagtaacTTTTAACGGCAAAATCAGTCTTTGTGTTTCAATAAACTGAAATCGTAAGTTTAATTCATGATTACGGTTTATAAAAACACTATATTATAATTAGTATCCAATTTTTAAGAGAGAATATGACAAGTTATACTTTGAAACCGATGGAGTAAATTTGTACACCATGCCATCATTTAATTTTAACGGAGCCAGTCTCATGGTCATAGAAATACAACATGAAGACAGAACCTTATCAGCAAGTACACcacaaaaacattttcttttgatgGGCTGAAACTTTGGGTGGGCTATTGTGTGATGCCTGCATGTAACTATCATGTTCATGTCGGGCTCGGATATATGCTCATCTATTGAATTGGATCCAAAGCAACATACGGACGAGGACAGGAAGGGCCCAAAAATAATACAACCCAAAGTCttaaccaaaccaaacccatatccgtaaatttattttaaaaaatattaataaaaaaaactgattttacAATAGTTGCAATTTACttttttccagttttttttttttttttttgggtctaataaaatatattggAGTGTTGGACTAACTAATTGTAGGGCTTTACCCCGAAAGGAGTCATTCCAGAAATTCTCAAAGGCCTAGGTTGAACCCAGGCCCAAGAGGGGTTTGGAAATAGTTTTCAACCGGCAATAGACATGCCTTGGTTACAACCTCGCTAGCTGCATAATTGCCCCAGCTCAAagatttttctatttcattttattgataattcaataattacaaaagACTCTTGACTATTTTTAATACGGATTTTCCAGCTTTCTTTTATCTAATGGTGGGCTTTCTCATTTctgtttaattttattatatatttacatCTATGTGAGCTTTCGCCCCAATTGGAAAATATGTCTTTTAcgtacattttaaaaaataatctccAAATTATGGTTTAAGGCAAATAGTCTTGTAAACCAATTGATATTTCTTGATGTTTCTAACAAACACTTCAAATCTCCTTAGATCAATTGacatctctttcaaaaaaagaaaacggtAAAGGCTGGAGAGTAAATGTGGTTTAGAAAACAGTAATTGATTATAAAGATAGAAGGGAACGGTTAGAAGGCAGACCACATGAAAACTACAGTTTATTAGTTAGCttaaattaaagttttgttAATAACATAATCATAGCCACAGTTGCTTAACAATCCACTTCCTCTAATTTTTCTATGCTTAGATGGTTATGAACTTATGATACTATCTTGTACACTATCTcatcaaaaatatttattacttATCATCTAAAGAAGGCAATTAGCAAGTGCTATCTCAAATCCAAATACTTGGGACTTAAACCGATACTCAACTTGAAGATGCACACTGCTAACAAGTTCCTTGATATAAATTATTTCTCTACGAAGTCAAAAAACTGGAGGAACTTTTCAAGAATTTCATGTACATGTTTGTGTTCCTTGATTTGTCAACTATCGGGAATATCCTCACCTTCTCACAACTTTGCAATTAGCCAACATAACAGAAGCTAAAATTGCAAGAAATGAAAGAGCGAAAATGGAAATTCTCATGGGAACATAGTACTTATGATATAAAACAAGTGCACATATCATGGTGCATCCTTGTTTCTATCTTCATTCACTTCCCCAACAATTCTCCTCCAAAACCAATGCTCCCTCCACACTTTACTCATCTGTTCAATGGGCATATTCTTAGTCTCCGGCAACAACAAGTACACAAATGCAGTCATCACCATCACCCAtaccccaaaaaagaagaaaataccaGACTTGAAATGGCAAAGCATGGTAAGAAAAGTTTGAGCActgataaaaataaagagaaagctCACTGCTACTGTAATACTTTGCCCTGCTGATCGAATTTCCAATGGAAAAATCTCACTTGGAACCAACCATGCTAGTGGCCCCCATGACCAAGCAAACCCGGACACATATatgcaaataaaaattataatcaaagTTGCAAACCCTTTGCTAATCCCACCATGATCTCCAAGCTGAGCAGCCATAAGTCCACCAATTATAATTTGTGAGAGGAACATCTGAACACCCCCAATCATAAACAAAGCTCTTCGGCCAAGTTTATCAACTATAAGCATGGATGTGATGGTTGAGACAGTAGCAACAGCCCTAATCACGATTGCAGAAAAAAGTGATGCACTTTCAGCTAAACCCATTGTTCGAAAAAGTACTGGTGCATAGAAGGATATGACATTTATTCCGGTTACTTGTTGGAAAAATGGAATTGCTATTGCCATAACCAGTTGAGGCCTATACTTTCTCTGTAAGATATTTTTAAATGGGTGTTTAATGGCTTTTGATATGGAACTAGCTTTGATGAGATCATCTAATTCTGCTTGCACATCGTTGGTGCCTCGGACACGTTGTAGCATTAGCTTGGCCTTTTCGTGGTCTTTGCTGTTCTGGATTAGGCTGTTGGGTGTCTCTGGGAGGAATACAGCACCTAGTGTAAGGATTGAAGCTGGGGCTGCAGCCATGGCTAGGGAGATTCGCCAGCCCCAACCGCCTTTAATCTTCTCAGTCCCAAAGTTTATAAGGTTTGCGAATAGTATACCCAAGCCAACACAGAGGTCAAAGCCGATGTTAATTGCTCCTCTGTAGTCTGGAGGTGCCATTTCTGAGAGATACAAGGGTACTGACTGCGCATAAAAAGTCtatgttagaaaaaaatttcgACAATTATCAAATTCAAAGATATTCCAATAATTATACAAGAAttattatgggaaaaaaaagaaaagaaaaggaataaaatattttgtcatgTCCTGCTTTTGTGTGTGCCTATACGTATAACCTTCACAATTTCTGCTAAACTCAATAGCCACATTTAGCTTCTTTTGtctaattaacattaatgtGACTTACTAACGTATCACTGATGCTGTTTAAAGAAGGTTAAAAAATTCTTCCAGATATGAACTCAAAAGACTttcaaaaaggggaaaaaagagagtaatTTTACTACCTGGTTGGCAAAACCAAGACCAAATCCAAGCAAAATGCGACCAAATATAATCATGTACACATTGAAAGCTGCACCACCAAGGGCTGAACCAGCAAGGAATGCGACACCTCCTACAAGAATTGATGTCTTGCGCCCGAAGGCTTTAGTGACTGATGAGGCAAAGAAGGAAGCAACAAGGCCAGCAATATAGAGTGAGGATGTGAAGGTGGTCAGCAGTTGACTATCAAATTTGCAGTAGTTGCTAATCTTGGTGTGTTCATTCAACTTAGTATACACCTCTGGGAAGAACTTTTTGAGAAATGGCTCCATAGAGGTCACTCCTCCTTCATAGTTGATTTCATATGTTAGTGAAACTATTTTAAACTTCTTTTGTAAAGTGGTTTATTAGATAATGATATTACTTACTAATAGTAATATTCATGGTGATATTAGTCAGTCATATTGATGCCAAATTATAACAATAAATGAATTAGTGAGCAGCTGGAAAGGTTAAATCACTCTTCCTTTGACCTTAACTGAGTACAAtgtttgtaaaaacaaaaacctgaAATGTGTCTTTGACAAC contains the following coding sequences:
- the LOC115960212 gene encoding hexose carrier protein HEX6-like, translating into MAVGLAITSEEGQYNAKMTPFVVLSCMIAATGGIIFGYDLGISGGVTSMEPFLKKFFPEVYTKLNEHTKISNYCKFDSQLLTTFTSSLYIAGLVASFFASSVTKAFGRKTSILVGGVAFLAGSALGGAAFNVYMIIFGRILLGFGLGFANQSVPLYLSEMAPPDYRGAINIGFDLCVGLGILFANLINFGTEKIKGGWGWRISLAMAAAPASILTLGAVFLPETPNSLIQNSKDHEKAKLMLQRVRGTNDVQAELDDLIKASSISKAIKHPFKNILQRKYRPQLVMAIAIPFFQQVTGINVISFYAPVLFRTMGLAESASLFSAIVIRAVATVSTITSMLIVDKLGRRALFMIGGVQMFLSQIIIGGLMAAQLGDHGGISKGFATLIIIFICIYVSGFAWSWGPLAWLVPSEIFPLEIRSAGQSITVAVSFLFIFISAQTFLTMLCHFKSGIFFFFGVWVMVMTAFVYLLLPETKNMPIEQMSKVWREHWFWRRIVGEVNEDRNKDAP